The sequence below is a genomic window from Bradyrhizobium septentrionale.
GCGGCGGCCGCGATCCGATGCGAGTAAATCGCAGAGCCATATGCGGTTTTGCGCTTTGATGAAGCGCGCGCGCCCCACTACAGTCGCGGCCAAACAATAGAGACCGGAAACGCCGATGCATGCCCGTGCCGAGACCGCGGCCTCCTGGCCCGAGGAGATTTTCTCGATATTGCAGCGCTTCGAGGTGCGCCAGGTGCCTTACGTGCCGGACGCCGGGCACTCAGAGCTGATCGAACGGGTGCTCAGTTCGTCCTCGATGCGCGGCATTGCGCTGACCACCGAGGAGGAGGGCGTGGCGCTGCTGGCGGGCGCCTGGGCCGGCGGCCAGCGCGGCGTGCTGCTGATGCAGTCGAGCGGGGTCGGCAATTGCATCAACATGCTGTCGCTGGTGCAGATCTTCCGCTTGCCGTTCCTCACACTGGTGACGATGCGCGGCGAATGGGGCGAGTTCAATCCGTGGCAGGTGCCGATGGGTTCGAACACCCAAGGGATTCTCGAATTGGCGGGGATCAAGGTGCTCCGCGCCTCGCATCCAGATGAGGTGCGCGAAGTCGTCGAGGCCGGCGCCGCGCAAGCCTACAACGCTTGCACGCCGACCGCCGTGTTGCTGTCGCAGCGCCTGATCGGGGCAAAGGTTTTCACCAAATGAGCAAAGCCAATCTCCTGGACCGCCGCGCCGTCGTTTCCGAACTGCTGAGGGATCGCAAGGGCGCCTTCGCCGTCGGCGGCCTCGGCGCCTCCACCTATGACATCGCCGCCGCCGGCGACCACGACCGCAACTTCTATCTCTGGGGCGGCATGGGCGGCGCCGTCATGATCGGGCTTGGCCTTGCACTGGCCCAGCCGACGCTGCCGGTGGTCGTGATCACCGGCGATGGCGAGATGCTGATGGGGATGGGGAGCCTCGCGACCGTCGGGCTGCAGCGGCCCAAAAACCTCTCGATCATCGTGCTGGACAACGAGGCCTATGGCGAGACCGGCGGCCAGTCCAGCCACACCGGCGGGCCCGCCGACCTCGTGGGTGTTGCCAAAGCGTGCGGAATCGGGGATAGCCGCTCGATCAGCACGATGGCCGAGGTCGAGGCTTTTGCTTCGTCTTTGCAAGACGTTACGGCGGGACCGCGGTTCGCCAGCGCGAAGATCGACGGGGCCAATCTGGAACGCG
It includes:
- a CDS encoding thiamine pyrophosphate-dependent enzyme, whose translation is MSKANLLDRRAVVSELLRDRKGAFAVGGLGASTYDIAAAGDHDRNFYLWGGMGGAVMIGLGLALAQPTLPVVVITGDGEMLMGMGSLATVGLQRPKNLSIIVLDNEAYGETGGQSSHTGGPADLVGVAKACGIGDSRSISTMAEVEAFASSLQDVTAGPRFASAKIDGANLERVLSSRDGTYIVNRIRGSVGHTPI
- a CDS encoding thiamine pyrophosphate-binding protein — protein: MHARAETAASWPEEIFSILQRFEVRQVPYVPDAGHSELIERVLSSSSMRGIALTTEEEGVALLAGAWAGGQRGVLLMQSSGVGNCINMLSLVQIFRLPFLTLVTMRGEWGEFNPWQVPMGSNTQGILELAGIKVLRASHPDEVREVVEAGAAQAYNACTPTAVLLSQRLIGAKVFTK